The Hypanus sabinus isolate sHypSab1 chromosome X1, sHypSab1.hap1, whole genome shotgun sequence genome window below encodes:
- the LOC132384508 gene encoding general transcription factor II-I repeat domain-containing protein 2-like — protein sequence MVDMTAHLNTLNTALQGKGRTALHMLEDVLAFERKLTVLARDLQKGTLSHFPNLREFKQGHDMIISEYLHSAIIAMQTSFGKRFCEFREEKNTLSFPVTPLSIDPSLLNTTALAGVSQPDLEMELADIADKDIWVSKFRRLTADLEDVARQKAVLAQKHKWRDIENLTDDSLRSCVKMKVTSYSPDVQTLCAEVQEQKSH from the coding sequence atggtagacatgacagcgcacctgaacacgctgaacacagctcttcaggggaaaggacgtacagccctgcacatgttggaggatgttttggcattcgagcgcaagttgacagtgcttgccagagatttacagaaaggcactttgtctcacttccccaatttgagagagttcaaacaaggtcacgacatgataatttcggagtatttacattctgcaatcatcgcaatgcaaacatcgtttgggaaacgcttctgtgagttcagagaggaaaaaaacacattatccttcccggtcactcccttaagcatcgatccttccctactgaatacgactgcattggcaggtgtgagtcaacctgatcttgagatggaactggccgacatagccgacaaagacatatgggtgtccaagtttagacgcttgacagcagaccttgaagatgttgcccgtcagaaggccgttcttgctcagaaacacaaatggagagatattgaaaacctcacagatgacagcttgcgatcctgtgtaaagatgaaggtgacatcatacagccctgatgtgcagacgctgtgcgctgaggtccaggagcagaaatcccattaa